One window of Triticum dicoccoides isolate Atlit2015 ecotype Zavitan chromosome 5A, WEW_v2.0, whole genome shotgun sequence genomic DNA carries:
- the LOC119298222 gene encoding two-component response regulator ORR42-like — translation MASKAQGSSFMKALVVEDTTVQRMVLSAKLRNFQCEITLAMNGKEAVNLFLVGKKFDIIFCNKDMPIMTGPEAVVKIRAMGETDVKIVGMSADDDAMEVFISAGADVFVPKPIKVQDLESIIKEVMNKNKNTMV, via the exons ATGGCATCCAAGGCCCAAGGATCCTCCTTTATGAAGGCACTAGTTGTTGAGGACACCACAGTTCAAAGGATGGTCCTCTCGGCAAAGTTACGTAATTTTCAATGTGAGATTACTCTCGCCATGAATGGAAAAGAAGCAGTTAACCTATTCCTTGTGGGGAAGAAGTTTGACATTATTTTTTGCAATAAGGACATGCCCATCATGACTGGTCCTGAG GCAGTTGTAAAGATTCGTGCTATGGGGGAAACTGATGTGAAGATTGTTGGGATGTCAGCTGATGATGATGCCATGGAGGTGTTCATAAGTGCTGGTGCTGATGTTTTTGTGCCCAAACCAATCAAGGTTCAGGATCTCGAGTCTATAATTAAGGAAgtcatgaacaagaataagaacacCATGGTCTAG